The following coding sequences are from one Streptococcus sp. NPS 308 window:
- the crcB gene encoding fluoride efflux transporter CrcB → MVVVYLAIACGFGALVRYFFSRYNQASKLPLGTLIANLLGCFLIGLLYNHVESKEVYAILATGFCGGLTTFSTLNDELQRLISDKKVFYSYLVITYIGGFLAIFLGILL, encoded by the coding sequence ATGGTAGTCGTTTATCTTGCAATCGCCTGCGGGTTCGGAGCCTTGGTGCGTTATTTCTTTTCCCGCTATAATCAAGCTTCAAAATTGCCATTGGGAACTCTCATTGCCAATCTTCTAGGATGTTTTTTAATTGGCCTACTCTACAATCATGTGGAGTCCAAGGAAGTCTATGCCATCCTAGCGACAGGTTTTTGTGGAGGGTTAACGACCTTTTCAACCTTGAATGACGAGCTGCAAAGACTAATCAGTGACAAGAAGGTATTTTATAGCTATTTAGTTATAACTTACATAGGTGGTTTTCTAGCGATTTTTTTAGGAATTCTGCTATAA
- the crcB gene encoding fluoride efflux transporter CrcB yields MKKEQFYPLGIFLAAMVGGLVRYLISTWLPASPDFPWGTFLVNYLGIFCLVYLVKGYLVYTGTSKGLVLALGTGFCGGLTTFSSLMLDAVKLLDTGRYLSLGIYLFLSIGGGLLLAYVLGRKKW; encoded by the coding sequence ATGAAGAAAGAACAATTCTATCCGCTAGGGATTTTTCTAGCTGCAATGGTGGGAGGCCTTGTCCGCTATCTCATTTCCACTTGGTTACCAGCTAGCCCAGACTTTCCTTGGGGGACCTTTCTTGTCAACTATCTAGGCATTTTCTGCCTGGTCTATCTGGTGAAAGGCTATCTGGTCTATACAGGAACTAGTAAAGGCTTGGTTTTGGCGCTGGGTACAGGATTTTGTGGTGGCTTGACAACTTTTTCTAGCCTAATGCTTGATGCAGTAAAACTGCTTGATACCGGGCGTTATCTTAGCTTAGGCATCTACTTATTTTTGAGCATCGGTGGAGGCCTACTCTTAGCTTATGTTCTAGGGAGGAAGAAATGGTAG